In Pirellula sp. SH-Sr6A, the DNA window CTCGCGAGCGAGAGTAGAACGATGTGGCCACAGGCGATTGCAGAAACCACCAGTACCATGTTCGTTTGCCAAAAGCCGATAACGAACCGGTCCGACCATATGAGTACCAGACTGAACAAGGTAGCGAGGAGCGACAACCCGACGCCTAGGATCGCTACCGACTCGACAAAGAGATCTCGCCCCGAGAACAGTTCTCTACGCAACCCAGGACTGCATGCTAGCCCTCCCAAGCTCCCTCCAGCGATGACCAAAGTCGAGAACAGGATCCGGGCCTCGAAAGGACTAAATCGACCGATCAAGACAATAACGATCCCGATACACGCGGCCAACACGATGGAAACGATCAGGGAGATGAGAAACGGCTTTTTCAACGACGCAAGAACCATGCGCGAATCCTCACGTCGCAGATCGACGGAACTGGTTTTGGCTACCACCGCTCTTCATCTTCGGCTTGGTCGCTAGCAGTTTATGGCTCGGGGGTCCCAACAAATCGTCCAATCGTGTTCGCAATTCGGAATCGATGGCAACCCGATGTTTCGTCGCTTTGATGTGTACTGTTTCACCAGAGTGCAATCGCAACGCGAACATCACATCGCGTTGGCCTGGATACCCGCGCAGGATCTCGCGAATCTTCGTCATCAATTCAGGGTCGTGTCGTGATTGATCGAACAGAATGTGTATCCCGGTTGTGAACTTGGTGTCCGCTTCAGCGATCGGAATAAGTTCATTGACGATGAAATTTACTTCGTCCCCTTCCCCTCGCTTGTCGACGGTTCCCCGCGCCAAAACAACCGCATCGTGCTGGATCAATTCGCCGAACTGCTCAAAGTCGCTTGGCCAGCATATTCCACGAACGTAACCATCCATATCTTCCAAGTCGAAATTGGCGTACTTGGCTGACTGCCCCGGTTTCGGATTCTTGATAAACGCCATCTTGATAGAGGAAATCATCCCTCCCATCAACACTTCGTCACGATGCTTCGCATTCTTGATCGTCGAGGAAGTATGCGAACAAAATGCTTGCAGGGTTGTCGCATATTCGGAAAGGGGATGGGCGGTCAAGTAATACCCGAGCACTTCTTTTTCCATCGCCAGTTTCTCACGTTCCGGAAACTCCGGAACATCTGGCAATACCACCTTGACCTCTTCGGCGACCGCCGAAACATCGTCGAAGAGACTCATCTGTCCGCTCTTCTTGTCCTTCAGCTTCGCGGCTCCTCCCTGCAGAGCTTTCTCGATCACAGCCATTACCTGCGCCCGCTTTGCACCGAAACAATCCATGGCACCGGCTTTGATCAATGATTCGATCGTGGATTTGCCGCAAGCTGCTGCGTCGACACGTTCGCAAAACTCAAAGATGTTTTTGAAAGGCCCGTTCTTTTTCCTTTCGGTGGCAATTGCATCGGCAGCGGAACTACCGCAACCTTTGATCGCCGAAAGGCCAAAGTGAATCTTGCCATCGGCGACGCTGAAGTCGGCAGAGCATGTATTGACACTGGGGGCCTCCACAGCGATTCCCATCCGTTGGCAATCTTCGATATGCTCGACCAGACCATCTTTTCGTTTGAAGTTCCGGTTGGGAATATCACCCGTCAACAAGGCGGCCATGAACTCCACTTTGTAGTGGGTCTTTAAGTAGGCTGTTTGGTATGCGACGAGCGCGTAAGCTGTCGAATGACTCTTGTTGAAGCCGTACCCCGCGAACTTAAGAATCATGTTCCAGAAGTCTTCGGCTTCCTTCCGGGTTAGACCTTTCTCCAGGCATCCCGCCAGAAACTTCTCGGCGTTGGCAGCGATCAATTCTTCCTTCTTTTTGCTGATCGCCTTGATACACGTGTAGGCTTTGGCGAGCTCGATTCCTCCCAATCGGTTCAGAATCCGCATGACCTGCTCTTGATAAACCATCACGCCGTTGGTCTCTTCCAAGATCTCTTGGAGAACGGGATGGATATAAGTAGCCTGCTTCTTCTTCAGTTTCACGGCGACATATTCATCGACCATTCCCCCTTCGAGAGGACCGGGCCGATAGAGCGCATTGGTCGCGATGATATCGTGGAATCGGTCGGGCTTCATACGCTGGAGCAAGTCGCGAATCCCTCCAGACTCCAACTGAAATACCCCTTTCGTCTCCCCGCGTTTGAGCAACTCAAAGGTCTCTTTGTCATCCAGCGGGAAATCGAGTGGGTCGATTCGAACTCCTCGAGTCTGCTCGATGATGTCGACCGATTTGGAAAGGATGGTCAAGTTGCGGAGGCCCAAAAAGTCCATCTTGAGCAATCCGGCCGCTTCCACGTCCCCCATCGACCACTGGGTGATAATGTCCTCTTTGCCCGATACGCGCATCAATGGGACGTATTCGGTAAGGGGTTTGTCCGCAATCACGACGGCCGCGGCATGCGTACCGATGTTGCGTGCCATCCCTTCGATCTTCATCGCATAATCGAGCAATTCGCGGACATCGGAATCGCTCTCGTAAAGCTTCTTGAGGTCTTCGCTTTCCTCCATCGCGTTTTGAATCGAGATCTTAGGATCGTCCGGAACCAACTCGCTGACTTGAGCAACCCGATTCAACGGCAATCCGAGCGTTCGCCCCACGTCTTTGATCGCCCCTCGCGCCTTCAACGTACCGAACGTTCCAATCTGAGCTACGTTCGACTCGCCGTACTTTTCCTTTACATACCGAATGATTTCGCCCCGTCGCTCCTGGCAAAAATCGATATCGATATCGGGCGCCTCCAATCGGCTCTCGTCCAAGAACCGTTCGAACAGCAAGTCATACCGGACGGGACAAACGTGGGACAAGTACAGCGCATAACACACCAGTGCACCGACTCCAGACCCCCGAGCGGTCGCGGGTACGTCGATCTCACGTGCGTAACGGACGAAATCCCATACGATCAAAAAGTAATTCGAGAATCCCAGCTTGCGAATCACACCCAACTCGCGATCCAATCTCTCTTGAACCACCGTTGCCAATTCGCCATCGACGAGCATGTCAGGACTCTTCGCATACCGGGCCTTGAGACCATTGGTACACAGCTCTCGCAAGTAATCGTCGGCAGTGATTTCGGGATTGGGCAACCGATAGGTCGGGAAGTTCCGTTTACCCAATTCCAAATCGATATCGACCGAATTGGCGATCTCCTGCGATCGAGCGACGGCATCGGCATGACCTGGGAAGTGCTGGTACATTTCCTCCGGCGAACGGAGGTAGAACTGATCCCCTTCCATCTGCATGCGATTGGTATCGGTGCGGAATTTTCCCGTTGCAATGCAAAGCAAGACGTCTTGCACTTCTGCGTCTTCTTTGTCGACATAATGGGCATCGCTGGTGGCGACCAAGGGAATACCGACTCGATTCGCCACATCGATTGCCCCGGCCATTTGCTGCCGCTGGATCTCGAGATTGTTGTTCATAATCTCGATGAAAAATCGATCTTGAAAGACCTTCGAAAACCATTCGGTGACATGGGTCGCGTCTCGAATCGCCGCATCGGTGTCTTGTCCCCGAAGGATCGCGCGCGAAAACTCGCTCGAGACACAACCGCTGAGGCAGATAATCCCTTCGCTGTACTTCGCCAGGATCTCTTTGTCGATTCGCGGCTTGAAATAGAAACCTTCCAGACTTGCTGCCGAAGCGAGGCGGATCAAGTTCTTAAAGCCGGTTTGATTCTTAGCCAGCAGCGTCAAATGGTACGCCGCTTCTTTCGACGAGGAAGCGTCCCGTTCGAAACGACTGCCCGGCGCGACGTAGGCTTCATACCCCAGAATAGGATTGATGCCCAAATCCCGAGCCTTCTTGTAGAACTCGAGAGAGCCGTGCAGGTTACCGTGATCGGTGAGCGCCAACGCGGTCATGCCGTGCGATTTGGCCCTCTTGAGCAGTTTGCCGATCGGGCTTGCACCATCGAGCAAACTGTAATGACTGTGGCAGTGCAAGTGAACAAACGGACGCTGGGCAGGGGTGTTGGATTCCATTCGGTCGCCACGGTTACGTCAAGAAGGTCTAAAAATCGGAGCTCAATCGATCGCGTACCAACTACTTGGTCGGCTCGCCCGTCGAATCGGTAGCGGTCGCTTCGGAAGGCTCGACAAACTCGACGCCGTCAAACCCGGCTCCCAGGATCGTTTTTTCAATATTGGCTCGATCCAGTTCCCCTCGATACGAAATGGTGATCACTGAGTTGTCGATCAATCCCTCCGTATTCTTCTGCGGAGCCAGCCCGACATCCACCACGCCCTCCCGCTTTTTGAGGACGCTCTGGATTCCGTTGAAACAACCTTCGACACAGCTCATCGTGTCGATCTTCACCGACACCGTTTTTACCGCTTCAGCGGGAGAATGAGGGGTCGGCATTTCGACATCAGGCGCGACGATTTCGCTCAAATCGGGCGCTCCTTCCACCGTCACATCCCCTTTGGTATCGCACCCCACCATGGCAGCTGCGAGGCACATCCACGAAAGCAACGAAAGCTTGGTAACGATCTGCATTTTCACTGATTCGATCCTTGGAGAGAGGGATTCAATAAGACTTCTCTCAGTTATATCTCCTCGGGGAGCGAAGACCAAACGGAATTGAAGCACGGGTCATCGAGGCTTGCTCGGCGGTCGGGACGGCCGCTTGGTCCCCTCCCAAAATTCTCGCAACGCTTCGCCCGTATAACTGCGGTGGCCCGTCGGTTTGGCGGATGATGCAATGTCGGTTTTCGAAGCCGCTTTGCGTCCCCTTGTCTTCTTTTCGGAAACTTGCAAAGCGATCCCTTCCGCATCGCCATAGCTTCTATTCGAAGCATATTCGATCAGTTTTTCAGGGGTACCGGCGAAGACAAGTTCTCCTCCTTGCTCGCCTGCCTCCGGGCCGAGGTCGAGGATCCAGTCGGCGCATTGGATGATATCGAGGTTGTGTTCGATTACGACAACCGTGTTCCCGCTATCCACCAAGGCTTGCAAGACGTGAAGGAGCTTCTGGATGTCATTGAAGTGCAATCCGGTCGTTGGTTCATCGAGAAGATAAATGGTCTTCCCATTGTTGGGGCGACAAAGCTCGGTTGCCAATTTGACCCGCTGAGCCTCACCACCACTCAACGTCGGGGCGCTTTGCCCCAACGCGAGATAGTCCAGCCCGACATCGCAGAGGGTTGAAAGCATGTGATGGATCTTCGGGATCTCGCTCATCAAATCTCTCGCTTCCCCGATCGACATGTTGAGCACATCGTCGATCGAATGCCCTTTGAATTTCACGGCGAGGACCTCGGAGGTATACCGCCGTCCGTTGCAGGCGTCACATGAAATCCAAACATCGGGTAGAAAGTGCATCTGAATACATACTTGCCCTAACCCCTCGCACTTCTCGCATCGCCCGCCCGAAACGTTGAAGCTGAAATGACCGGCTGTGAGACCTCTGGTTTTCGCTTCCGGCAATCGTTGAAATAGCTGCCGAATATGATCAAAGACTCCGGTGTAGGTCGCTGGATTGCTTGACGGAGACGCCCCCAGTGGCGACTGATCTACCTTGAGCACTTTCTTAAAATGCAAATGTCCCCTGATTTCGCGAAAGGGGCCCGGCACACCATCCGTAGCGTAAAAGTATCGTGCCAAGGCGGGGTACAGAATTCCGTTGATCAAGCTACTCTTGCCACTTCCGCTCGGACCCGTCACCGCGGTGAAACAACCGATCGGGATCGACACATCGATTCCCTTGAGAGAGTTCGCTTCGGCTCCTTTCACCGTTAACCAACCGTGCGGTGTGATCGCGATATCGGTCCAATCGTGCTTGGATATGTGGATCGCATCGTCGAGGGAAACACGACGGGTTGAAGGGGGTGTGATCTTCTTTTTACCACTCAGAAAAGGTCCCGTTACCGAGTTCTTCGCGCGGGCTATTTGTGCGGGAGTACCCTGCGCGACCACATTGCCTCCAAGCGGCCCGGACGCCGGCCCAAAGTCTCGCAACTGATCGCTTTGCGCAATCACCTCGCGATCGTGCTCAACAACGACCAAGGTATTCCCCAGGTCCCGAAGCGACTTCATGGCCCGAATCAGTCGATCGTTATCACGAGGATGCAGCCCGATGGTCGGCTCATCCAAAACATAAAGGACGCCGCTCAATCCGGCGCCGAGTTGACTGGCCAACCGGATACGTTGTGCTTCGCCTCCGCTCAAGGTGTTCGCCGAGCGATCTAGGGTCAAATACTCCAACCCCACATCGCATAGAAATTGCAAGCGATGCTGGATTTCGCGCAGAAGTTCGCCTGCAATTTTTTGCTCGCGCTTCGAAAGCTTCCAACTGAGCACCCGTTCATTTAACGATCCAATTGGTAATTTGACAATGTCAGAGATCGTATGATTGCGATATCGGGCGTGGGCTGCTTCGGAACAAACCCGTGCACCACCACAATCAATGCATGGTCCCTCGTTGATGAAGTTTGCCAACGCGTATCGATCGCGGATGTTCGAACTAGATGCGGATTCCACAGCCGCGTAAACGCCTCGATAGGCAAATGTCATATACACCTTCGAATTCGGAGCCGCATTCGGATCGATCGCCGCTGCCAAATCCCCTTGGGTGACAACAAATTGACGATTTGGAAGGCCCTTGAGGAGCATAGCGCGTTGCCCGGCCGTTAACTGTTTGATGGGTCGATCCAACGGCAATCCGGTCTCACGCCCCAACGCATACAACATGGCTCGCGAGAGGGGAGATTGAAGATCGGGCCAAATTGGCAATCCTCCTTCCAATAAACTCTTCTCTGTTTCGAAAGCCGCATTGGGATCGATCCCGCGCATCGAACCGATTCCCAGGCAGGCTTCGCACCAGCCGACCTGAGAATTGAAAGAAAATCTGTGCGGTGTCAGGGGCTGAAATGAGATGCCGCACGCGTGGCAGGCGAGCTGCAGCGACATCGTTTTGACCTCCCAGTGCACCTCTGACCTTGAGTCATCGACCATGGCGATTTGTAAAATCCCATTTCCCATCGTGAGGGCCGTATCGACGCTGTCCCTCAAACTTTTAGGATCGAGCCGATCCCACTGCAACCGGTCGACCACCAACTGGAATTCATTTCGCGACTGGTATTGCAAGGTGGGTATATCGTCGAGCGGATACACCTTTCCGTTGATCCGCAT includes these proteins:
- the dnaE gene encoding DNA polymerase III subunit alpha; this translates as MESNTPAQRPFVHLHCHSHYSLLDGASPIGKLLKRAKSHGMTALALTDHGNLHGSLEFYKKARDLGINPILGYEAYVAPGSRFERDASSSKEAAYHLTLLAKNQTGFKNLIRLASAASLEGFYFKPRIDKEILAKYSEGIICLSGCVSSEFSRAILRGQDTDAAIRDATHVTEWFSKVFQDRFFIEIMNNNLEIQRQQMAGAIDVANRVGIPLVATSDAHYVDKEDAEVQDVLLCIATGKFRTDTNRMQMEGDQFYLRSPEEMYQHFPGHADAVARSQEIANSVDIDLELGKRNFPTYRLPNPEITADDYLRELCTNGLKARYAKSPDMLVDGELATVVQERLDRELGVIRKLGFSNYFLIVWDFVRYAREIDVPATARGSGVGALVCYALYLSHVCPVRYDLLFERFLDESRLEAPDIDIDFCQERRGEIIRYVKEKYGESNVAQIGTFGTLKARGAIKDVGRTLGLPLNRVAQVSELVPDDPKISIQNAMEESEDLKKLYESDSDVRELLDYAMKIEGMARNIGTHAAAVVIADKPLTEYVPLMRVSGKEDIITQWSMGDVEAAGLLKMDFLGLRNLTILSKSVDIIEQTRGVRIDPLDFPLDDKETFELLKRGETKGVFQLESGGIRDLLQRMKPDRFHDIIATNALYRPGPLEGGMVDEYVAVKLKKKQATYIHPVLQEILEETNGVMVYQEQVMRILNRLGGIELAKAYTCIKAISKKKEELIAANAEKFLAGCLEKGLTRKEAEDFWNMILKFAGYGFNKSHSTAYALVAYQTAYLKTHYKVEFMAALLTGDIPNRNFKRKDGLVEHIEDCQRMGIAVEAPSVNTCSADFSVADGKIHFGLSAIKGCGSSAADAIATERKKNGPFKNIFEFCERVDAAACGKSTIESLIKAGAMDCFGAKRAQVMAVIEKALQGGAAKLKDKKSGQMSLFDDVSAVAEEVKVVLPDVPEFPEREKLAMEKEVLGYYLTAHPLSEYATTLQAFCSHTSSTIKNAKHRDEVLMGGMISSIKMAFIKNPKPGQSAKYANFDLEDMDGYVRGICWPSDFEQFGELIQHDAVVLARGTVDKRGEGDEVNFIVNELIPIAEADTKFTTGIHILFDQSRHDPELMTKIREILRGYPGQRDVMFALRLHSGETVHIKATKHRVAIDSELRTRLDDLLGPPSHKLLATKPKMKSGGSQNQFRRSAT